The sequence CGCCAGAATCAATAATAAAGCTAAACTCGCCACTGAACAATAGGACGTATACCATTAGTCCAATGAAAAAGGTATAGCAAATAGTGCTCAAGCGTGACATCACCTTCATCCCCAGCACGGATGCAATGAGGTAAATAGACACCACGACCACCATCAGAAGAAGCGACAGGGTCTTAACATTCGTTACGCCAATCAGATTGCCAACCGTCGTCGCCAATAAAGGCATCGACATTGAGAAGGTAGTCGCTGTCGCCGCAATCAGGGCAAAGATGGCTACCAGGTCAATTATTTTACCGACCCAGCCATCAATCCGCCTTCCCAGCAACGGCCGGCACGCCTCCGAAAACTTTTGTCGCTTGTTTTTCGTGACGTAAAGCATGTAGCCAAAGGCAACCGCCAGGACAATGTAGAACGACCAAACGATTGGCCCCCAGTGGAAAAGCGAATAGGTCAGCGACCATTCCATCACGTCAGATTTTGCCTTAATAAACGGCTCCTGGGCGTACATAGTCCACTCACTGAGCGAATAAAAGATAATGTCCGCCGACATCGTTGACGTAAAGACCATCATCCCCCACCGCAAATTGGAGTATTCTGGCTGATCATTGTCAGCGCCCAGCTTTACCTTTCCATAACGGGAGAAGGCAAAGTAAAAGCTGCTGCATAGGAAAAAGATGGCAATCAGGATGTAAGCGAAGGTGAAATGCTGGTCCAAGCCCCCGCGAATTGCCGAAAGGATTCGGTGAGACTGCTTCGGCGATCGATCAAAAAGAAAGCTGAGGCTAAATACTCCCAGTATTGGGATAATGATCAATGGCCAATCAATTTTTCTCGTATGATTTTTCAATGCTGTTATCCTTTCAGACGCCGCTCAACTTCCTTTAGTTGATCTAGGCTGTCAATCTCGATGATATCGTTTCTCTTAATTGGCATCATCGCAAGTTCAAACTGGTCAAAGTACTTAAACATAGCAACGTCGTCCCAGTACAGATCATAGTGATGGAGGTCCTCAAATTCGTGGGTAAGCAGTCGTTTCAGTCGCTCACTATCTACTGCACGCCACTTGGACAGGCTGTAGAGCCGCCACCCCTGATCGTCACCATCGCGGCTGCAGGAAATGATTTTATTCTCATCATCGACGTGCATAATCCATTCGTCAGACCATTGATTGATTTTTACTCCGGCATAACCTGAATGTTCAAAATGACGGTCTAAGATCTGAGGATTGGTGATCACTTGGTCACCATCTAAAATCACCGTGTTCTTCAATTCGTTCCGGGCAACGTAAAGCGAGGAGATGTTGTTGTACTGATCATAGTATGGATTGTTGATCAACTTTAATCCCGCATACTTGTCAGTCAAGTAGCTAAAATGTTCCCCGAGGTAGCCAATGACAACCGTGATGTCTTTGATGCCGTTCTGATGCAAGCCATCAATCACCGACTCAATCATCGGCTTCCCGTTAACTTCAATCAGGGGCTTTGGCGTCTGGTAAGTCAGCGGACGCATCCGGGTTCCCTTTCCCGCCGCCATAATAATGGCATTATCAATTAGTGGCATCTTTCTCTCCTTTTAAGTAGCTAAGAACCTTGCGGCTGTACTCCTTCGCGTATCGATACTGGGCAAGCGAATATTCGCCAAAGTCCAGGCCCAGTGACTGCTTATACTCACACCAGTTGCTCCACAAGAGCCCACAAATGGCAATGTAAGCATAGATCTTGTAGCGAACCTGCTGGCTGATGGCATGACCGAAGTAGGCATCGATTAGGCGGTCAACCTGTTTTTGATCATACATTGCATAGATGGCAAACATTGCGATATCGACGTGGGCATCCTGCATTCCGGCATACTCCCAGTCGATCAAATACAGATCCTCTTGATCATCAAAGACGAAGTTATCTGGATTGGCGTCAATGTGGCAGAGCGTCCACTCCTTGTCCTGGCGATCGATGAACTTTCGCAAACGCATAATATTGGCGTGCACCTGGTCGTAGTCGCGGTAGGCAGATGCACCGTTGCGCAACTGTTCATAAAGCGCAATCTGCTTATACAGGTTAAATTCATGGTTAACCTGTAGATGGCTGGCGTGCATCTTCTTCAGGAGTTGCATACACCGACCAACCTCTTCCCAATTATTAGCATCACAGTTATGTGAATGCTCGATGAAGCGGGTTAATTTGTACCCATTCTCTGGATTCAAGTATAGTGTTTGCTCTACATATGGCAGATCCTTCACCTGCTGGTAAACGTCATATTCACCCTGGCGGTCAATTAGCTTTGCCGTGCCGGCACCGGGGATTCGCATAATGTAATGCCGATCGTGACACTCAAAGATGAAGGAGCGATTAGTCATCCCCTTCTTCAGCACGCGAATATTGTGAATTTCATCGTTGGAGACGTTCAATGCCTTTGTAATGACATCAATCGCGTCGTTTTTCAAGTGGTCAGAACTGCCATCCAGATCACGGAGCTCCTCGTAGGAGTTAATTTCCGCGTATCGATCGCTAGAAATCAGTTTACCACTGAGAGCAAACCGGTTACCTTGAATCAAAGCCGACTCCCAGAATTCGCTGAGGCCTTCGTGCTTGTCAACACGTTGGTTTAAGCGATCGGCAAGGCGGTCAGCGTCTTCTTGGTTAAGGTAGGCAACCCCGATCATTCTATTTCCGGGTTGCTTCGTCCTTACAACCCGATTCTTGGCGTTTACCCGCCACATGGACTGGTCTGTCGTTTGAGTGCTGAATGAGTACCAGGATTCATCTTCAATGCTCGAGAATGGATTGTCCTTAAACCAGACATCCGACGGTACCACATAGCCATTTGCAAACTGACTTTTTGCCAGGTAGAGTGAATATAAATTATTCCAATCGGAGTAGTGGGAATTAACAAGGAGCTTAACGTTGTACTTGTCGATCAAGTATTCATAGTGCTCCTTCATGAAACCGACAACGACTTGAATATCGTTAACATTGATGGCACGAAGCTGCTTGATAAGCCGTTCAATCAGAGGCTCACCCTGCACCTCTAGCAGTCCCTTTGGCTCCTCGGTGTTAATTGGAACCATCCGCATCCCGTAGCCAGCAGCTAGGATCACCGCACGTTGGGGATGGTGAGTGTCGATATATTTTTTGCCCTGCAAGCTTACCTGACTGCTCTCGTCTAACAGGCCCTGCTTCTTCAACTCGTCCAGGGACTGGTTAATTTTGCCGAGTGAAAAGTTTGTCTCAGCAGCTAAAGTTCGCTGGGTGCTCTGTGGCTTTTGGGCCTTGAGCTTGAATACTTTAAGTAATTGACTGTTCATAAAATTAAGCTCCTTGTATTTCTTGAACATTTGTATTTTACCACTTACTGGCTGGGCTAACAATCCCATTCATCTCCCTAACATAAAAAGCCTTCTTAGTATCACTGCTCCACTTTGATACTTAAGAAGGCACTATGTTTTTATGAAATTTTTTCTTCTTATACTAATAACTGCTGAAGTTTCTCGGACTGAAAATCAACACTAAATTCTTGTAAAGCTGGGTCTAAATGGTTCCGATCTGGAGAATGATCTAGCATTGTTGCTAACTCTTTTCCCCAACTTATCGGATCCAAATTATTCATCTTTTTAATATTTTTGGTAGCAAAAATCTTCTCTATATTGGTATTCGATGCTAACACGGGCAAATTGCTGATTTGGGCTTCCAGAGCAACTAAACCAAATCCTTCATATTTGCTTGGAAACAGGAAGGCATCCATGGCAGAATACCACTCATTAACATTAGGAGCAAAATCGATTTGAATCACATCATCAGCTAATCCCAATTCTTTGATTCTATTATCAATGCTTTCTTTTAGCGGCCCCTTCCCTAACATTACAAACTTACTATCCGAATTAATTTCATGGTACTTTGCAAAAACTTCTAAAGCAAAAAGTGGATTTTTCCGCTCCTGCAAAACGCCCACAAAGCCAATTAGTTTGATCTGATCAGCTAAGTCAAGCCTATTTCGAATATGCGAACGCTTCTGCTTATCATATTGAAACTTAGGAAGGTCAAGCCCATTCACACTAATGTAAACATCTTTTGTATTTTCTTCACCAAACATCCAAGACGCGGCTTCATCGGATGTTGCCACCTTGACATTGGCATAATGATTAAAAATTTTCTTACCATTGTTATTCAACGCGGTTAATGCTCTCATCAGAACTGGATTAGAAAATTCATGACTGAAATACGCGTTATGGGAATGGCAAACAATAGTTGGAACGTGCCCATAACGTTTAGCATAAACCACTGGTAAGTAATTCCAGGAAGAGGAGTAATTGAAATAGGCGATGTCATAGCTATGCTGCTTAAAGTATTGCTTCCACCAACGCCAGTGCTCAACTGGATTTTTCGTAACTGGAATCACTCGGTGTAAAGGCCACCCAAGCTCAGTACACTTTTTATCCGTATATTGACTAGGATCCTGTCCATAGCCAACTGCTTGAATCTTAAACTGCTCAGCCGGAAAGCGGCTAAATACGTTGAAAATCACCTGAGTTAATCCACTGCCGCTAATGAAGTCGCCAACAATCAGTAGTTTTTTCATTCCTAACTCCCCTACGGTAATAATTCCTTTAGCTTATCCGAATATGGACTTTCAAATTTACGGCCAAACATTGCATCACTTTGTTTGATTTCATCATAGTAGCGTTCATCCAATATTGCGGGAAAACTGTTATGAACGTGTTCCCACTTAACAAAGCGGTAATAGTTGTCAACTAATCTCGATTTATATTGTGGGGCATTGCAAATTATTGTTTGTACCCAAAATTCGTCAGAAAAGCAGCCAGTTTGCAACATTTTGCGGAGATTAGCATGGTGGTCAAAGTAATCAAGACAATATTCCACAACATCACGCGGTAAATCACACCAATTAGCACCACTATAAATTTCTAAATCGATCTCTAACCGCCTAAATTTATTAACACCTAAAATAGTCTGTGCCCATGTGCTTAACCGATTATAGACTTTCCCAAAGAATGAACGTCGATTAATAAGATCATAGTGGTAATAAAATTGCTGCCAGTGAATAATGTTGTCATGACCCTTATGATAGTCCTTAGCTTTGTAATAACGTAGGTAGATTTTATTATTATTTTCAAAAAAATCATAAATTGAAGATACTGGTTTGAGTGGCCAGTCTTGACCTGAAATTAGATGAACGTAGGTAATGTTTGGATCTTCCATTGCCTTTTTCATCAACTCAACCGCAGCTTGACCAATTGACCATCCTCCCCAGTGAACACTGATTTTGGAAAAGAATTGCACCCCTATTTTCCGCAATTCTTCCTTTTGCTGGTCAGTAACCATTGCTTTTTTGTCAAAATGAATAATGACCTTAAAAGTTGGGGAAAGCTTTTGAGAAAGCTCAACCACCTGGTCAATATCTTTATGAGCAATAATTAATACTGCTTGCATCTTACCCACCATCCTATCTACCTTAGCCAAGCCGTCAAGCGATGATCAACTCGTTTGCTCTTTGGTGGAATGGCCATGTAATCAATTCCATAAAGCATCGTTAAATATTTGTCCCAGCAAGCCATTGTTTCAAACTTGTGACCCTCGAAACTCATTGTTGTTGATTGGAAATATTCTTTAACTGATAATGTTTCTTTGCCAAACTCTCCCCACAAAACATCACCAATCCAACCTGTTTGTCTGTAATCATATGTTTGAGCCAATTTATTTAATCGTTTATTTGCCCGTTTTAATCCATATATCTTGGCAAGTGGGATTATCAGTGGCTTAACGAGCTTTTTGACAAGCGTTCGTCCATTTGCCTTTGCAAAACTTAGCATTTGAACTTCACGAACAAAAGTAACTCTTCGATAAAGCCTCTTTTGCTTGTTGACGTCAGCCGGAAGTCCATCCATTGGGAAAACATCAATCCATAAATAATCGGCCTCGTCATTTTCAAATTCTTGACTCATCTTTGTTTCTAAATCAACAATTTTAATAAAAGGGTAACTGGAATTTTCAAAACGAAAATCAACAATCTTGTAATGCCCATTGAACGTATCGCCCTTTTTCGCAATCCGCATTAATTTCTCGTAGCTTACTCGATCTAGGCAGGTATCAATGTCATCATCCCATGGAATAAAGCCTCCATGCCGCACGGCTCCTAATAAAGTCCCCGCGCATAAATACGGATTTAATCCGTTTTGATGGCAAAAATCATAAAAATTCAAGAGAATGTCTAATAATCGTTGTCGTATATCTTGACGTGATAATTGTTTCATAATTAATTCCTTCTATTTTTACTTTTCTCCCTACAGCTTACCAATAGCAAAAACAACTTTTCCCACTGAAAGGATTCAAAATATTTAATTACTTTCAATAAATCTCGCTAATTTTGAGCTCAATACAGAACATAGTTTGAGTCCACCAAATTTACGCTCAATAATCAAGTATATCTGGTCAATAGCAACTGTTACTATAAGCAACAATAAAGCTGATAATATGCCAGCAATCACTAGATTAAAATGTGCCTCTGCTCTAAACATCAGGTTCCCCCACAATACAGGTACAACCAGCGGATGAGTTGTTATCAAATATGTTGCAAATACTGACATAGCAAGTCTATTAATGATTGGACTAAAGAAACTCTTCGATCTAACGATAATGGGGAAAAGAGCGGCCGCACTAACATATGGTAATGCCCCATAAGTCACCATCTGATTTTTAAAAAAGTATATGGAAATGTACTGTATACTAAGTCCCAGCAAAAACACGGAAATAAACAGCCAAATTGAAAAATCTTTCAAATAAATTCTTGTATATCCAGCAAACATATAGGACGCAATCATTATTCCAATATTTAGGTACCCTCCAAATGGTGTAAATCCAACATACAAAGGCATAACACCACTAATAA comes from Limosilactobacillus sp. and encodes:
- a CDS encoding BCCT family transporter, giving the protein MKNHTRKIDWPLIIIPILGVFSLSFLFDRSPKQSHRILSAIRGGLDQHFTFAYILIAIFFLCSSFYFAFSRYGKVKLGADNDQPEYSNLRWGMMVFTSTMSADIIFYSLSEWTMYAQEPFIKAKSDVMEWSLTYSLFHWGPIVWSFYIVLAVAFGYMLYVTKNKRQKFSEACRPLLGRRIDGWVGKIIDLVAIFALIAATATTFSMSMPLLATTVGNLIGVTNVKTLSLLLMVVVVSIYLIASVLGMKVMSRLSTICYTFFIGLMVYVLLFSGEFSFIIDSGVQATGNLLQNFVGMATTTRSQGFTQKWTIYYWSYWIVWCVATPFFIGSISKGRTIKDVVLRGFAWGLGGTYLSFIVLSNFGISRQINHLVNALADLQNGATYSQVILKIMETLPQYRIALVLLAVAMIGLYSTVFDSITMVISKYSYHHLAINEEPSRILRGFWAVVFIVLPLSLLINDSTMYNIQSVAIIAAFPTMIVMVLIVISFLHNLVRGE
- a CDS encoding NTP transferase domain-containing protein, translated to MPLIDNAIIMAAGKGTRMRPLTYQTPKPLIEVNGKPMIESVIDGLHQNGIKDITVVIGYLGEHFSYLTDKYAGLKLINNPYYDQYNNISSLYVARNELKNTVILDGDQVITNPQILDRHFEHSGYAGVKINQWSDEWIMHVDDENKIISCSRDGDDQGWRLYSLSKWRAVDSERLKRLLTHEFEDLHHYDLYWDDVAMFKYFDQFELAMMPIKRNDIIEIDSLDQLKEVERRLKG
- a CDS encoding phosphotransferase, coding for MNSQLLKVFKLKAQKPQSTQRTLAAETNFSLGKINQSLDELKKQGLLDESSQVSLQGKKYIDTHHPQRAVILAAGYGMRMVPINTEEPKGLLEVQGEPLIERLIKQLRAINVNDIQVVVGFMKEHYEYLIDKYNVKLLVNSHYSDWNNLYSLYLAKSQFANGYVVPSDVWFKDNPFSSIEDESWYSFSTQTTDQSMWRVNAKNRVVRTKQPGNRMIGVAYLNQEDADRLADRLNQRVDKHEGLSEFWESALIQGNRFALSGKLISSDRYAEINSYEELRDLDGSSDHLKNDAIDVITKALNVSNDEIHNIRVLKKGMTNRSFIFECHDRHYIMRIPGAGTAKLIDRQGEYDVYQQVKDLPYVEQTLYLNPENGYKLTRFIEHSHNCDANNWEEVGRCMQLLKKMHASHLQVNHEFNLYKQIALYEQLRNGASAYRDYDQVHANIMRLRKFIDRQDKEWTLCHIDANPDNFVFDDQEDLYLIDWEYAGMQDAHVDIAMFAIYAMYDQKQVDRLIDAYFGHAISQQVRYKIYAYIAICGLLWSNWCEYKQSLGLDFGEYSLAQYRYAKEYSRKVLSYLKGEKDATN
- a CDS encoding glycosyltransferase; protein product: MKKLLIVGDFISGSGLTQVIFNVFSRFPAEQFKIQAVGYGQDPSQYTDKKCTELGWPLHRVIPVTKNPVEHWRWWKQYFKQHSYDIAYFNYSSSWNYLPVVYAKRYGHVPTIVCHSHNAYFSHEFSNPVLMRALTALNNNGKKIFNHYANVKVATSDEAASWMFGEENTKDVYISVNGLDLPKFQYDKQKRSHIRNRLDLADQIKLIGFVGVLQERKNPLFALEVFAKYHEINSDSKFVMLGKGPLKESIDNRIKELGLADDVIQIDFAPNVNEWYSAMDAFLFPSKYEGFGLVALEAQISNLPVLASNTNIEKIFATKNIKKMNNLDPISWGKELATMLDHSPDRNHLDPALQEFSVDFQSEKLQQLLV
- a CDS encoding beta-1,6-N-acetylglucosaminyltransferase; protein product: MQAVLIIAHKDIDQVVELSQKLSPTFKVIIHFDKKAMVTDQQKEELRKIGVQFFSKISVHWGGWSIGQAAVELMKKAMEDPNITYVHLISGQDWPLKPVSSIYDFFENNNKIYLRYYKAKDYHKGHDNIIHWQQFYYHYDLINRRSFFGKVYNRLSTWAQTILGVNKFRRLEIDLEIYSGANWCDLPRDVVEYCLDYFDHHANLRKMLQTGCFSDEFWVQTIICNAPQYKSRLVDNYYRFVKWEHVHNSFPAILDERYYDEIKQSDAMFGRKFESPYSDKLKELLP
- a CDS encoding LicD family protein, whose protein sequence is MKQLSRQDIRQRLLDILLNFYDFCHQNGLNPYLCAGTLLGAVRHGGFIPWDDDIDTCLDRVSYEKLMRIAKKGDTFNGHYKIVDFRFENSSYPFIKIVDLETKMSQEFENDEADYLWIDVFPMDGLPADVNKQKRLYRRVTFVREVQMLSFAKANGRTLVKKLVKPLIIPLAKIYGLKRANKRLNKLAQTYDYRQTGWIGDVLWGEFGKETLSVKEYFQSTTMSFEGHKFETMACWDKYLTMLYGIDYMAIPPKSKRVDHRLTAWLR
- a CDS encoding acyltransferase family protein, translating into MRDSKFELWRIIAMFLIILSHISIWGTGTVRNFHTMIFQPYGEIGTDIFVMISGYFLCKQRPTIEKTFFRVSRIWLRTIFYSWLILLIFVVFKISKLNIWNILSALLPVSFNEYWFITDFILLMILVPVLNQVLIHLSPRQIIASIIVLVFISGVMPLYVGFTPFGGYLNIGIMIASYMFAGYTRIYLKDFSIWLFISVFLLGLSIQYISIYFFKNQMVTYGALPYVSAAALFPIIVRSKSFFSPIINRLAMSVFATYLITTHPLVVPVLWGNLMFRAEAHFNLVIAGILSALLLLIVTVAIDQIYLIIERKFGGLKLCSVLSSKLARFIESN